TATCTCGAACCTGGGGGACTCTTTTCGCCCTTCTCCTGTTTATCGCCATCATTGGGGGGCTTCTTTTTCTTCTTATTTCCAACTTAATCCGGGAACTCGTTCAATTATCCCAGGCTCTTGCCAGTGCATCCCAGGACTTAGAAATATGGAACCTGAACCTGCTGGTAGAGCGATTTCAGTCATTCTTATTAAACCTGCATCTTCCCCAAAACATTATTCAGGAGGCCGTTCGTAACCTCTGGCAGGTTGTCGATTTTACGAAAAACATTGTGGGCATAATCCTGACCCAGCTTTTCCGCTTTATTGCATCCCTGCCCCGCTACTTCATTCTTTTAATTATCACCCTGGTTGGAAGCTTTTTCTTCGCCCGTGATTACCATTTAATCAAAACAAACATGATCCGTTTTATCCCCGCGCCGTGGCAGGCACCCTTTAAAAGGGTGAGCGGCGGCCTTTTTAAAGCATTCCACGGATATTTAAAGGCCCAGTTATTTTTAATCAGTTTAACAGGCCTTGAAAGCCTGGTGGGGCTTTCGATCCTGGGTGTAAGCTACGCCCACATTCTGGCGCTGGTTGCTGCTTTCGTCGATCTTTTGCCGATTTTGGGCCCCGGCTCCCTTTATATTCCCTGGGCGCTCTGGATGCTCTTCTCCGGAAAAATTCGCCTGGGGATTGGTCTCCTGATTCTTTATGGTATAATCGTGGTGGTAAGACAGTTACTGGAGCCCAAGGTGGTCGGTCAAAGTCTTGGGCTTCATCCTCTTACCACACTCATCACCCTTTACTTTGGATTCTCGCTTTTGGGTTTATGGGGTTTGATTCTAGGGCCCGCCCTGGTAATTGCCTATAAAGCATTTTTCGAGGAAAAAAAGGCAGGCATCTGAAGTGATGAAAAAAAGGATCGTAATCCTCGGCTCTACAGGCTCAATCGGAAGACAGGCCCTTGAAGTAGTAAGCTCTTTTCCCGAGGCTTTTCAAGTGGTCGGACTGGCCGCAAAACGGAACATTGACTTGCTTGAGCAACAGGTTCGCCTTTTTAACGTTCCCTATGCCGCGGTAATGGACCCTGATGCCGCTCGGGTTTTTTCCGAACGACTCCGGGATCTAAAGGTAACCTGCCTGAAAGGACCAGAGGGTTTTACCAGGCTTGCCGGACTTCCGGAATCCGATTTAATCCTGGTAGCAGTAACCGGGATTGCAGGGCTTCGCCCCACCCTCGAAGCAATTTATACCCGGAAAAACATCGCCCTGGCCAATAAGGAAACCCTGGTTGCGGGGGGAAACCTTGTCATGGAGGCGGCCCGCAAAATGGGGGTTCAGATCATTCCAGTGGACAGCGAACACTCCGCGATCTTCCAGTGCTGGGAGAGAACCGGCGAGGCTGCCCGGGTAATCATAACAGGTTCAGGCGGCCCCTTTCGAGGTTTCTCCCGTCAGGAACTCAAAAAGGTTACGCCTGAAATGGCCCTGCGCCACCCGACCTGGCAGATGGGCCCGAAAATCACCGTTGATTCCGCCACACTGATGAACAAGGGGCTTGAAGTAATCGAGGCAAAATGGCTATTTGGGATCGCGTACGACCAGATCGAAGTAGTGATCCACCCTCAAAGCATCGTACACGGCCTTGTTGTTTTTAAAGACGGAAGCGTACTTGCCCAGCTGAGCTGGCCGGACATGCGCCTCCCAATTCAATACGCCCTTTTCTTTCCAGAACGAAGAAAAAGTGGCATTGCTCCCTTAGACCTTGTTAAGGCAGGGCAGCTTACTTTTGAACCTCCAGACCTTGACACCTTTCCGTGTCTTAAGCTGGCTCTTGAAGCCGGTAAAATTGGAGGGACAATGCCCGCTGTTTTAAACGCAGCCAACGAAGTTGCAGTTGAGGCATTTTTGGGAGGAAAGATTTCCTTTCTGGCAATCCCCGAACTTATCTCCGAAGCAATGAATTCTCATCTCCCAAGGCCTGCTCCAGAACTGGAGGAGATTCTGGCCGCAGACGAGTGGGGCCGAAAACACACTGAGCGACTGATTGAAATGAGAAATTAGGAGGTTTCCCATGCCCGTTCTTATTTCTGTTCTGGTTTTGGGTTTTCTCATCTGTATCCACGAGTTGGGGCACTTCCTCGTTGCAAAGCTGGTTGGTATCCAGGTAGAGGAATTCAGCATCGGCTTTGGCCCCAAACTTTTCAGTTTCAAAACAGCAAAAAGTCCAACCAGATATTCCCTGCGCTGCTTTCCTTTGGGCGGATTCGTAAAAATGGCAGGAATGGACCCGGCCAGCGACCAAGAAAATGGATTTAACAAAAAACCTTTAAAAGACCGCATCGCCGTTATTGCAGCAGGATCGGTTACCAATTTCCTGGTTGCAATTGTGCTTTTTATTTTCACTTTCAGCATCATCGGGATCCCCACTCCGTCGAATTCAAATGTCATCGGAGAAGTTGTCCCGGGAAGCCCCGCTGCCCGAATTGGGTTGAAACCGGGTGATAGAATAATCCAGGTGAACGAGACTCCAACGGATACCTGGGAGAAGATTGCATTGAATATTCATAAAAGAGCCTGGCAGAAAACGCGCCTCGTGATCGAGCGCGACAATAAAAAATATATCTTTTTCGTTACACCCCAGTTCGATCCCAAGTTCCAGGTAGGCCAGATCGGAATCAGACAAAGCCTGGTTTGGGAGAAGCAAAGTTTTTCGAATGCTGTAAAATTAGGCCTGAGCCGGGCCTTTAGCTTTGCCCATCTGATTTTACAAGGTCTTATAGGAACGGTAACCGGTGCAGTACCTCCCGAGGAAATCGCAGGGCCCATCGGGATCACCCAGATGATTGGGGAGGCAGTGCGCGGGGGAGCCGGTTACCTGCTCAGTTTTACCGCTATCCTGAGCATAAATCTCGCCCTGATCAACCTTCTTCCTATTCCCGCTTTAGACGGGAGCAGATTGGTTTTTCTCTTTTTGGAGGGAATCCGGGGGAGGCCGGTAGATCCAGAAAAAGAAAATTTTATCCACCTGATTGGTTTTGCCCTTCTAATGGTTTTAATCCTCCTCATTACTTATAACGACCTCGCCCGTTTATTAACCGGACACTAGGGTGGTTTTCATGCGCAGGATTACCAGACAAATCATGGTTGGTAATGTGCCTGTCGGCGGGGGAGCACCGGTTTCGGTGCAAACCATGACAAAAACGGATACGCGCGATGTCGCCTCAACTGTAGCCCAAATCAGGGAACTGGAGCAACTTGGATGCGACATCATCAGGGTTGCCGTCCCCGACCGGGACGCGGCAAATGCCATAAAAAAAATTAAAGAGCAAATCAGGATTCCTCTTGTCGCAGATATCCATTTTGATTACCGGCTTGCTCTGCTGGCAATCGAAAAGGGAGCAGACGGGCTCCGGATCAACCCCGGAAACATCGGGAGCCAGGAACGCGTCCGGGCTGTTGTCAGGGCTGCGGCTGAAAAAAACATCCCAATCCGGATCGGGGTAAATGCAGGCTCCCTGGCTCCGGAAATCCTGGCAAAATACGGAAGAACAGCCACAGGATTGGTGGAAAGTGCTCTCTCCCATGTTGCCTTGCTGGAGAAAGAGAATTATTACAACCTGAAAATCTCCGTTAAGGCTGCCGAGGTTCCCATAACAATAGAGGCATACAGGATTTTAGCAAAACGGGTCGATTATCCCCTTCATTTGGGGGTCACCGAAGCAGGAGGGCCCTGGGCGGGAACAATCAAATCGGCGGTCGGGATTGGGGCTCTGCTCGCGGAGGGGATCGGAGACACAATCCGCGTTTCTCTGACAGGCACCCCCCATGAAGAAATACGCGTGGGAATCCAAATTTTAAAGAGCCTGGGTCTCAGGGCAGAGGGAATTGAACTTATTTCATGCCCTACTTGCGGGCGTTGTCAAATAAACCTGATTGAAATTGCCCGGGCCGTGGAAAAACGCCTCCCCGCCTCGAAAAAAAACCTGCGTGTCGCAGTAATGGGTTGCACCGTAAACGGGCCAGGGGAAGCCCGGGAGGCTGACGTTGGAATCGCAGGGGGAAAGGGCTCCGGCCTCTTATTTAAAAAAGGCAAAATGATCCGGAAGGTTCCCGAGGAAAAACTGGCTGATGCTCTCATTACAGAAATTGAACAAATGCTGGAGGAACAGGAGGGAGTTTAAAGGATGCGGGTAACACAAAATTTAATTCCGACTCTCAGGGAGGTGCCAGCAGAAGCAGATACGATCAGCCATCAACTTCTGATTCGTGCGGGCATGCTCCGCAAGGTGGCTGCCGGGATTTATACTCTTCTTCCCCTGGGGTATCGGGTCGTAGAAAAAATTAAGCAGATCGTCCGAGAAGAAATGAATAAGGCCGGAGGAATCGAGCTTTTGCTTCCCATTATTCAGCCTGCAGAGATATGGCACGAGACAGGACGCTGGGAAGTATACGGGCCCGAAATGTTTCGCTTGCATGACCGCCACGGGCGCAGTTTTTGTTTGGGGCCAACCCACGAGGAGATCATTACAGATTTAATCCGCCAGGAAGTCAAGTCTTATCGCCAGCTTCCTCTCCTCCTCTATCAAATTCAAAACAAATACAGAGATGAACGTCGCCCTCGCTTCGGGTTAATGCGCGGGCGGGAGTTCATTATGAAGGACCTGTACTCCTTCGACAGAGACGAGCAAGGCCTGGAAATCAGTTACCAGAAGATGTACAATGCTTACAGCCGTATTTTCAGCCGGTGCGGCCTCACCTTCAGGGTTGTTGAGGCCGATCCAGGTGCAATTGGCGGAAGTGATACCCACGAGTTTATGGTGCTTGCGGAAGCCGGAGAGGCGCAACTTGTTTTCTGTTCTGTCTGTGACTACGCCGCAAATGTGGAAAAGGCTCCGTGCCGACCGCAGAAAGTTGCTTCCCTCGGAAAGCCCCAACCCCTGGAACTTGTTCCAACACCCGGGGCGCGTACCGTACAGGAGGTAGCAGCCTATTTAGGTGTGGAACCCAAAGCTGTTCTCAAGACCCTGTTCTACTACGCAGATGGGGAAGCGGTCGCAGTTCTTGTACGGGGAGATCGCGCCGTAAATGAAACCAAATTAAAAAATTTCCTTGGAGCAACTCAGCTTGAAATTGCCCCGGAAGTGGAAATCAGCCAGCGGTTTCAGATCCCGGTGGGGTATGCCGGACCATGCGGTTTAAAGGAGAAGGCGCCGGTAAAAATTATTGGAGACTACGAGGTCAAGGAGTTAGTTAATGCCGTTGCAGGAGCTAACCGGAAAGACTATCATTATCTAAACGTAAACCCCGGCCGCGACTACGATCTCGATGGCCTGGGGGATCTTCGTGTTGCAGAAGAGGGGGATCCCTGTCCAAAATGTGATGCTCCCCTTCAGTTCAAAAGGGGGATTGAAGTCGGCCAAATCTTCAAACTGGGCGATAAATACAGCAAGGCCCTGGGAGCCACCATTCTCGACGAAACGGGAAAAGAGATTCCCATAATCATGGGTTGCTATGGAATCGGCATTACGAGGACCATGGCCGCAGCAGTGGAACAAAGACATGATGAAAACGGAATTATCTGGCCTGTATCAATTGCTCCCTACGAGGTGGTTGTGATCCCGATCAGTCACCGGGATTCCTTACAGGTCAAACTTGCCGAGGAAATTTATCAGAACCTTCTGGCCGCCGGAGTAGACGTAATTTACGATGATCGCCCGGAGCGGGCCGGCGTCAAGTTCAAGGATGCCGATTTAATTGGCTATCCCGTTCGTCTGGTAGTGGGAACCCAGGCAGTTACGGAAGGGCTGGTTGAAATTAAATGGCGCGCGACCGGAGAAATAATTTTCAAGGAAAAAGGAGAGGCCGTTGATTACCTGGCCGAAACTCTAAACACCCTCCGAAGAGGAGAATAACAAATTGTCAGGGGGCCGCTTCATAATGAATTACAAAATCATCATTCTAGCATTAGTATTATTGCTGGGTTTGGTTTACTACTTTCGCCAAGCGCATGCTTCACAAAAAAACAGAAACAGGATTATCGACATCTTAGTAATAATACAAGGTTCACCTCTGAGCCTGCCGGAATCAACGACCCTTTCGAAATTGCTGGAATATTAATCTTTGCTTACGGATGGGGAATTTTAATTGTTTCAGGGTTCCAGGTGTTTGTTGCAGAAATGTTTATCTTTTGTTATAATTCGTGTTAGAAAGCACTCTTGCAGTACTTTAAATGCTCTGGGGAGGTTGTGCGGACAGAGTGGGTTTTGCCCACTCTTTCATATTATCAATAATTATTTTTTCGTAACTTCAGATCGGAGGGTTTTTCTTGAAAAAAACTGAATTTTACGAAACAATAGCAAAACTGCTGGAGCCCTTTCTAACCGACAGCGCGCTCGAACTCATCGATGTAGAATATCGCAAGGAAGGAAAAAACTGGTTTCTGCGAATTTTTATAGATAAACCGGGTGGTGTTCAGCTAGCGGATTGCGAAAATATCAGCAACTTTCTAAGTTCGAGGTTGGATGAACTGGATCTCATTCCTCATCATTATATCCTGGAGGTTTCATCACCCGGCATTGAAAGGCCGTTACGGAAACCTGAGGATTTTCTTCGCTACCGCGGTTCCCGGATTTCTTTAAAAACACACAACAGGGTTCAGGGTAAAAAGAACTTTCAAGGTGTTCTTGTTGATTATCTGGATAATCAGGTAATTCTCCAGACAGATGAGGGTGATTTCATGATTCCGTATGAAGCAATCAGTCAGGCAAAACTTAAAGTATTCTAGTTTTTAATAATTGATAAGGGAGGTGAATGAAGCGTGAACATTGAATTTATCAATGCTCTAAAAGATATCGAAAAGGAAAAGGGAATTAAAATAGAAACCCTTTTAGAAGCAATTGAAGTTGCCCTTCTCTCCGCATACCGAAAAAATTTTGGTTCGGCTCAAAACGCCCGGATTGAAATTGAAAGAGAAACAGGAGAAATCAAGGTGTTTGCCAGAAAAACCGTCGTGGAGGAAGTTGCGGATCCCAGGCTTGAAATTGACTTTGAACAAGCTAAAAATATAAACCCTGGGGTAAACTTGAACGATGTGATCGAAGTCGAAGTAACCCCCCAGAACTTTGGACGGATCGCAGCTCAAACAGCAAAGCAGGTAGTTGTCCAGAGAATCCGGGAGGCGGAACGGGGGCTTATTTATGAAGAGTTTTTAAGCCGCGAAGGAGACATCGTTACGGGTGTGATCCGGCGACATGAAGCGAAAAATGTTTATATAGATTTAGGCCGCGCCGAGGCCCTTCTTGCACCAGCGGAACAAATCCCTACGGAAAAATACAACCGCGGGGAGCGCATTAAAACATATGTTGTCGAAGTTAAAAAAACCACCAAGGGCCCCCAGATTTTAGTTTCGCGGACCCATCCGGGACTGCTCAAGCGCCTTTTTGAATTGGAGGTTCCCGAAATTTATGAGGGCATCGTCGAATTGAAGGCAGTCGCCCGGGAACCAGGCGCCCGCTCAAAAATCGCCGTGCATTCCAGAGACGAAAACGTGGATCCGGTCGGAGCTTGTGTGGGGCCCAAGGGAATGCGCGTCCAGACGATCGTGAACGAACTCCGGGGAGAAAAGATTGATATCGTAAAGTGGGACAGCGATCCGAAAGTTTTTGTTGCCAATGCTTTAAGTCCCTCGAAAGTTATTTCAGTAGAAATAAACGAAAGCGAAAGAGTCGCAAAGGTAATCGTCCCCGATTTTCAACTTTCACTGGCTATCGGAAAAGAAGGGCAGAACGCGCGTTTGGCAGCGCGCCTCACAGGCTGGAAAATTGACATCAAAAGCGAGTCTCAGGTTCGGGAAAGCAATAACTATATTGAGCAGGCAGCTGAACAAGAAACTACCCGGGAAGTCGAGCAAAAACATGAGGTGAATTTCTCCGATGCCTAAAACAAAAAAAATTCCCCAACGCATCTGTGTGGGTTGTCAACAAACCAGAGAGAAAAGGGAATTGATCAGAATTGTACGGACACCCGATCTCCACGTAGTGATTGATCCAACCGGAAAGAGATCCGGCCGGGGTGCCTATATTTGCCGGGACCTAAAGTGTCTGGATGCTGCAATTGCAGGTAAACAACTCCAAAGAGCCTTGCGTGTAGAGCTGCCCTCAGAGGTTTTGGAGGAACTTAAAAAAATGCTTTCAGGTGAAGTAAAATGAAGTCCCTTTTTTCCTTACTTGGTCTTGCAAGGCGGGCAGGCAAGCTTACTTCCGGAATTACCAATTGCCTCCACGCCCTTGCTCATAAAGAAGCCAGGCTGATAATTCTTGCAGAAGACGCAGGAAGAAACAGAGAGAAGGTGATTAAAGCCTGCCTTACGGAGCAGGTACCTTATCTTGAGTTTGGATCCAGACAAGAATTTCTCAAGTATCTTGGTCAATCCTCTTGCATCTGGGCAGTTCTTTGTGAAAATTTTGCCCAACAGATTCTAAAATACGGAAACGGAATCCTTAAAAAGAAGCAAGATCTCAATTAAACCTGTTAAAATGGGGGTGATTTGATGGCAAAAACCCGTGTCCATGAGCTAGCAAAAGAATTGGATATGAACAGCAAGGATCTTCTTGCCCGTTTACATCAAATGGGGCTAACGGTAAAAAACCACATGAGCACCCTGGAGGACGAAGAAGTTAGAAGAGTTAAAAAGATTTTTGGCAAAAGTACTCAGGCGAAGTCTCCAAAGAAACCCGAGAGGAAGCCTGAACCTCAGGCTACGGAAAAATCCAGGTTTGATCGGGACGAATACCGGAGGCGGACTTTAGCCCGCAAAGAAGAGCAACGGCGTTCTCAAGAGCAAAGCCAGCGCAAGCTCCTTTCCAAAGTGGTGACAATTTCCTCCCGCAAGTCTTTAGGAAAACGCAGAAGGAAAGGAGCCA
Above is a genomic segment from Bacillota bacterium containing:
- the ytvI gene encoding sporulation integral membrane protein YtvI, whose protein sequence is MTPALEKNLLIFIKILTLVLVGAGIYFFITHFWPFLARLIGAGIKAVLPFLIAYLFASLLDPPITFLEQRLHLSRTWGTLFALLLFIAIIGGLLFLLISNLIRELVQLSQALASASQDLEIWNLNLLVERFQSFLLNLHLPQNIIQEAVRNLWQVVDFTKNIVGIILTQLFRFIASLPRYFILLIITLVGSFFFARDYHLIKTNMIRFIPAPWQAPFKRVSGGLFKAFHGYLKAQLFLISLTGLESLVGLSILGVSYAHILALVAAFVDLLPILGPGSLYIPWALWMLFSGKIRLGIGLLILYGIIVVVRQLLEPKVVGQSLGLHPLTTLITLYFGFSLLGLWGLILGPALVIAYKAFFEEKKAGI
- a CDS encoding 1-deoxy-D-xylulose-5-phosphate reductoisomerase, whose product is MKKRIVILGSTGSIGRQALEVVSSFPEAFQVVGLAAKRNIDLLEQQVRLFNVPYAAVMDPDAARVFSERLRDLKVTCLKGPEGFTRLAGLPESDLILVAVTGIAGLRPTLEAIYTRKNIALANKETLVAGGNLVMEAARKMGVQIIPVDSEHSAIFQCWERTGEAARVIITGSGGPFRGFSRQELKKVTPEMALRHPTWQMGPKITVDSATLMNKGLEVIEAKWLFGIAYDQIEVVIHPQSIVHGLVVFKDGSVLAQLSWPDMRLPIQYALFFPERRKSGIAPLDLVKAGQLTFEPPDLDTFPCLKLALEAGKIGGTMPAVLNAANEVAVEAFLGGKISFLAIPELISEAMNSHLPRPAPELEEILAADEWGRKHTERLIEMRN
- the rseP gene encoding RIP metalloprotease RseP — translated: MPVLISVLVLGFLICIHELGHFLVAKLVGIQVEEFSIGFGPKLFSFKTAKSPTRYSLRCFPLGGFVKMAGMDPASDQENGFNKKPLKDRIAVIAAGSVTNFLVAIVLFIFTFSIIGIPTPSNSNVIGEVVPGSPAARIGLKPGDRIIQVNETPTDTWEKIALNIHKRAWQKTRLVIERDNKKYIFFVTPQFDPKFQVGQIGIRQSLVWEKQSFSNAVKLGLSRAFSFAHLILQGLIGTVTGAVPPEEIAGPIGITQMIGEAVRGGAGYLLSFTAILSINLALINLLPIPALDGSRLVFLFLEGIRGRPVDPEKENFIHLIGFALLMVLILLITYNDLARLLTGH
- the ispG gene encoding flavodoxin-dependent (E)-4-hydroxy-3-methylbut-2-enyl-diphosphate synthase, with the translated sequence MRRITRQIMVGNVPVGGGAPVSVQTMTKTDTRDVASTVAQIRELEQLGCDIIRVAVPDRDAANAIKKIKEQIRIPLVADIHFDYRLALLAIEKGADGLRINPGNIGSQERVRAVVRAAAEKNIPIRIGVNAGSLAPEILAKYGRTATGLVESALSHVALLEKENYYNLKISVKAAEVPITIEAYRILAKRVDYPLHLGVTEAGGPWAGTIKSAVGIGALLAEGIGDTIRVSLTGTPHEEIRVGIQILKSLGLRAEGIELISCPTCGRCQINLIEIARAVEKRLPASKKNLRVAVMGCTVNGPGEAREADVGIAGGKGSGLLFKKGKMIRKVPEEKLADALITEIEQMLEEQEGV
- a CDS encoding proline--tRNA ligase, yielding MRVTQNLIPTLREVPAEADTISHQLLIRAGMLRKVAAGIYTLLPLGYRVVEKIKQIVREEMNKAGGIELLLPIIQPAEIWHETGRWEVYGPEMFRLHDRHGRSFCLGPTHEEIITDLIRQEVKSYRQLPLLLYQIQNKYRDERRPRFGLMRGREFIMKDLYSFDRDEQGLEISYQKMYNAYSRIFSRCGLTFRVVEADPGAIGGSDTHEFMVLAEAGEAQLVFCSVCDYAANVEKAPCRPQKVASLGKPQPLELVPTPGARTVQEVAAYLGVEPKAVLKTLFYYADGEAVAVLVRGDRAVNETKLKNFLGATQLEIAPEVEISQRFQIPVGYAGPCGLKEKAPVKIIGDYEVKELVNAVAGANRKDYHYLNVNPGRDYDLDGLGDLRVAEEGDPCPKCDAPLQFKRGIEVGQIFKLGDKYSKALGATILDETGKEIPIIMGCYGIGITRTMAAAVEQRHDENGIIWPVSIAPYEVVVIPISHRDSLQVKLAEEIYQNLLAAGVDVIYDDRPERAGVKFKDADLIGYPVRLVVGTQAVTEGLVEIKWRATGEIIFKEKGEAVDYLAETLNTLRRGE
- a CDS encoding ribosome maturation factor RimP encodes the protein MKKTEFYETIAKLLEPFLTDSALELIDVEYRKEGKNWFLRIFIDKPGGVQLADCENISNFLSSRLDELDLIPHHYILEVSSPGIERPLRKPEDFLRYRGSRISLKTHNRVQGKKNFQGVLVDYLDNQVILQTDEGDFMIPYEAISQAKLKVF
- the nusA gene encoding transcription termination/antitermination protein NusA codes for the protein MNIEFINALKDIEKEKGIKIETLLEAIEVALLSAYRKNFGSAQNARIEIERETGEIKVFARKTVVEEVADPRLEIDFEQAKNINPGVNLNDVIEVEVTPQNFGRIAAQTAKQVVVQRIREAERGLIYEEFLSREGDIVTGVIRRHEAKNVYIDLGRAEALLAPAEQIPTEKYNRGERIKTYVVEVKKTTKGPQILVSRTHPGLLKRLFELEVPEIYEGIVELKAVAREPGARSKIAVHSRDENVDPVGACVGPKGMRVQTIVNELRGEKIDIVKWDSDPKVFVANALSPSKVISVEINESERVAKVIVPDFQLSLAIGKEGQNARLAARLTGWKIDIKSESQVRESNNYIEQAAEQETTREVEQKHEVNFSDA
- a CDS encoding YlxR family protein, with protein sequence MPKTKKIPQRICVGCQQTREKRELIRIVRTPDLHVVIDPTGKRSGRGAYICRDLKCLDAAIAGKQLQRALRVELPSEVLEELKKMLSGEVK
- a CDS encoding 50S ribosomal protein L7ae encodes the protein MKSLFSLLGLARRAGKLTSGITNCLHALAHKEARLIILAEDAGRNREKVIKACLTEQVPYLEFGSRQEFLKYLGQSSCIWAVLCENFAQQILKYGNGILKKKQDLN